One stretch of Prunus persica cultivar Lovell chromosome G1, Prunus_persica_NCBIv2, whole genome shotgun sequence DNA includes these proteins:
- the LOC18792586 gene encoding glutathione transferase GST 23: MSADSVKLLGCWASPAALRVKWTLKLKEIEYQYVEEDLQNKSPLLLHYNPVHKKIPVLVHDGKPVAESLIILEYIEETWMQNPILPEDPYERAQARFWAKFVEEKCGPSIMSAFTKKGEEKEKGAKEARENLKILESGLGGKQFFGGESIGFVDIAAGWIGLWARIVEEIAEVNLIDTETMPLLNAWFGRVLEFPILKECLPPQDILLEHSRGFHKILTAASS; encoded by the exons ATGTCTGCAGACTCTGTGAAGCTGCTTGGGTGTTGGGCAAGTCCTGCTGCTCTCAGAGTCAAGTGGActctaaaactgaaagaaattGAGTACCAGTATGTTGAAGAAGACCTCCAAAACAAAAGTCCCCTGCTCTTGCACTACAACCCTGTGCACAAAAAAATACCAGTTCTTGTGCATGATGGTAAGCCGGTGGCGGAGTCGCTGATTATACTCGAATACATTGAAGAAACATGGATGCAAAATCCAATCCTGCCAGAAGATCCCTACGAACGAGCTCAGGCACGCTTCTGGGCaaaatttgttgaagaaaag TGTGGGCCATCAATTATGAGTGCATTCACCAAGAAAGgggaggagaaagagaagggtGCAAAAGAAGCAAGAGAGAATCTTAAGATCCTGGAAAGTGGACTTGGGGGAAAGCAGTTTTTCGGAGGTGAAAGCATAGGCTTTGTGGACATAGCTGCTGGGTGGATTGGATTGTGGGCTAGAATAGTCGAGGAGATTGCAGAGGTAAACCTGATTGATACCGAGACCATGCCACTGCTCAACGCTTGGTTTGGAAGAGTTCTTGAGTTTCCCATTCTTAAAGAATGCCTGCCACCTCAAGATATATTGCTGGAGCACAGCCGAGGCTTTCACAAGATTTTGACTGCAGCATCGAGTTGA